Proteins from a genomic interval of Nocardioides jishulii:
- a CDS encoding glycosyltransferase, whose product MTSVRRVLSRVRAKGGALRRQAPTSSPRPVGARVRLLLESPLFDAEWYALRTGAQGDKEALVRHYLATPREKRTSPQPLFDPAWFARSSAIDLSGKDPFLVYLRRKPFGRPTHPAFSTVHYRRTVPGAKDHPHGPIGHYLEVGAPAGAPGNRWLPLDADGRSPDLRAWLLERHRALAAQAEAEALPVVTRRALKHVPEVEVDLASRVADVVVDVVLTPGGSAEHVRTSVASLRAQTHGAWRLLVLDDETTADVLEAIDEVAPAGSVTRVDVSGLRGTTVLEKALASGQGAYVAFLTAADTWAPDRLTRLLVAAERERAGAVADVMQMVREDGTSYLSRAGIGHGVPTRRAGIAAERLLLRRATVDEVGLDRSLLSAWEFALLARVAQLTGVPLVESVGVVRDLAASRAARGLPGPRRPVFNQREVAAWADVVLNDLLVDWEAEGEVAREADVVSVVIPTYADWEMTTTAVDRLVELAPETGHRLQVVVVDNGTDPDAAVMLDLLTLRYDCVEVDHRVTNLGYALGNNVAVPRLRGETVVFLNNDTEVQPGWLAPLVEALEDDTVIGAQPLLLYPDGTIQCAGLAFPSTGGLAQGFLTGFPPEDAAGIEELPFRAVTGACLAMRTADVVALRGFDPIFTNGMEDVDLCLRAASVRPGRFTVRPDSVVVHHESKTPGRHRHISVNRRVFLDRWRGRLPQDDVDLWTTRGFDVHGHALSIHQRLDRHLGMVEPVLVRRRAVVSEGPPRLRWAIKNPAPATPAGDLWGDTHFASSLAEALRSIGQEVVVDRRDAFDRPTGRHDDVNLVLRGLTAFWATAENVTLGWVISHPEHLSGAEAATYDRVLAASVPWAEQQTRRWGIRVDPMLQATDHRLFHPDRAVPDTGHPVLFVGSARGVHRPMVRDALEQGLPLSLYGTEWERLVPRRVLKGTYLANADLGAAYRSAGVVLNDHWEDMRLGGFLSNRLFDAVASGARVLTDDVTGLGDLFGRSVQVARTPEDLVRLSSLADPDLVFGDDEERRATAERIRREHSFEARARRLVEIAVEVRAERGFDR is encoded by the coding sequence GTGACCTCGGTGCGGCGGGTCCTCTCCCGGGTGCGCGCCAAGGGCGGTGCCCTGCGCCGTCAGGCGCCGACGTCGTCCCCCCGCCCGGTCGGCGCCCGGGTGCGGCTGCTGCTGGAGAGCCCGCTCTTCGACGCCGAGTGGTACGCCCTGCGCACCGGTGCGCAGGGCGACAAGGAGGCGTTGGTCCGCCACTACCTGGCCACCCCGCGGGAGAAACGTACCTCGCCGCAACCGCTCTTCGACCCGGCGTGGTTCGCCCGCTCGTCCGCGATCGACCTGAGCGGCAAGGACCCCTTCCTCGTCTACCTGCGACGCAAGCCGTTCGGCAGGCCGACCCACCCCGCCTTCTCCACCGTCCACTACCGCCGCACCGTCCCGGGCGCCAAGGACCATCCGCACGGCCCGATCGGCCACTACCTGGAGGTGGGTGCGCCCGCCGGCGCTCCCGGCAACCGATGGCTACCGCTGGACGCCGACGGTCGCAGCCCTGATCTGCGGGCCTGGCTGCTGGAGCGCCACCGCGCCCTGGCCGCCCAGGCCGAGGCGGAGGCGCTGCCCGTCGTGACGCGCCGGGCCCTCAAGCACGTGCCCGAGGTGGAGGTCGACCTCGCCTCGCGGGTGGCCGACGTCGTGGTGGACGTCGTGCTGACCCCCGGCGGGAGCGCCGAGCACGTGCGTACGAGCGTTGCGTCGCTGCGGGCCCAGACCCACGGCGCGTGGCGACTCCTGGTGCTCGACGACGAGACCACCGCCGACGTCCTGGAGGCGATCGACGAGGTGGCACCGGCGGGTTCGGTGACCCGGGTGGACGTCTCCGGACTCCGCGGGACCACGGTGCTGGAGAAGGCGCTGGCTTCCGGCCAGGGTGCGTACGTCGCCTTCCTGACCGCCGCCGACACCTGGGCCCCCGACCGGCTGACGCGTCTCCTCGTGGCGGCCGAGCGCGAGCGGGCCGGTGCCGTGGCCGACGTGATGCAGATGGTCCGCGAGGACGGGACCTCCTACCTGTCGCGCGCGGGCATCGGCCACGGTGTCCCGACCCGCCGGGCCGGGATCGCCGCCGAGCGCCTGCTGCTGCGCCGCGCGACCGTGGACGAGGTCGGGCTCGACCGTTCCCTCCTCTCGGCCTGGGAGTTCGCGCTGCTCGCCCGTGTCGCCCAGCTCACCGGCGTGCCGCTGGTCGAGTCCGTCGGGGTGGTCCGCGACCTGGCCGCGTCCCGCGCCGCCCGGGGCCTGCCAGGTCCCAGACGCCCCGTCTTCAACCAGCGCGAGGTCGCGGCGTGGGCCGACGTCGTGCTCAACGACCTCCTGGTCGACTGGGAAGCCGAGGGTGAGGTCGCCCGCGAGGCCGACGTCGTCTCGGTGGTGATCCCCACCTACGCCGACTGGGAGATGACCACCACTGCCGTCGACCGCCTGGTCGAGCTCGCCCCCGAGACCGGCCACCGCCTGCAGGTGGTCGTCGTCGACAACGGTACCGACCCCGACGCCGCGGTGATGCTCGACCTCCTGACGCTGAGGTACGACTGCGTCGAGGTCGACCACCGCGTCACCAACCTCGGCTACGCACTGGGCAACAACGTCGCCGTGCCGAGGCTGCGGGGGGAGACCGTGGTCTTCCTCAACAACGACACCGAGGTGCAGCCGGGCTGGCTCGCGCCGCTGGTGGAGGCGCTCGAGGACGACACCGTCATCGGTGCGCAGCCGCTGCTGCTCTACCCCGACGGAACGATCCAGTGCGCGGGCCTGGCCTTCCCGAGCACCGGCGGGTTGGCGCAAGGCTTCCTGACCGGCTTCCCGCCCGAGGACGCGGCCGGGATCGAGGAGCTGCCCTTCCGCGCCGTGACGGGCGCGTGCCTGGCGATGCGCACCGCCGACGTGGTCGCGCTGCGTGGCTTCGACCCGATCTTCACCAACGGCATGGAGGACGTCGACCTCTGCCTGCGGGCCGCGTCCGTGCGTCCGGGCCGCTTCACCGTGCGCCCCGACTCGGTCGTGGTGCACCACGAGTCGAAGACGCCCGGCCGTCACCGTCACATCTCGGTGAACCGCCGGGTCTTCCTCGATCGCTGGCGCGGCCGGCTTCCCCAGGACGACGTCGACCTGTGGACCACGCGCGGCTTCGACGTGCACGGCCACGCGCTCTCGATCCACCAGCGCCTGGACCGCCACCTGGGGATGGTCGAGCCCGTGCTGGTGCGCCGTCGTGCGGTCGTCTCCGAGGGGCCGCCGCGGCTGCGCTGGGCGATCAAGAACCCGGCTCCCGCGACCCCCGCGGGGGACCTGTGGGGCGACACCCACTTCGCGAGCTCGCTGGCCGAGGCCCTGCGCTCGATCGGGCAGGAGGTCGTCGTCGACCGCCGGGACGCCTTCGACCGCCCGACCGGGCGCCACGACGACGTCAACCTGGTGCTGCGCGGCCTGACGGCCTTCTGGGCCACCGCCGAGAACGTCACCCTCGGGTGGGTCATCTCCCACCCCGAGCACCTCTCGGGGGCCGAGGCGGCGACGTACGACCGCGTGCTGGCCGCGTCGGTGCCGTGGGCCGAGCAGCAGACCCGCCGCTGGGGCATCCGGGTCGACCCGATGCTCCAGGCCACCGACCACCGCCTCTTCCACCCGGACCGGGCCGTGCCCGACACCGGTCACCCGGTCCTCTTCGTGGGCAGCGCGCGCGGGGTCCACCGGCCGATGGTGCGCGACGCCCTCGAGCAGGGGCTGCCGCTGTCGCTCTACGGCACCGAGTGGGAGAGGCTCGTGCCGCGCCGCGTGCTGAAGGGCACCTACCTCGCCAACGCCGACCTCGGCGCCGCCTACCGCTCCGCCGGCGTGGTGCTCAACGACCACTGGGAGGACATGCGGCTCGGCGGGTTCCTCTCCAACCGCCTCTTCGACGCCGTCGCCAGCGGTGCCCGCGTGCTGACCGATGACGTCACCGGCCTCGGCGACCTCTTCGGGCGTTCGGTCCAGGTGGCGCGCACGCCCGAGGACCTCGTACGCCTCAGCTCGCTCGCCGATCCCGACCTGGTCTTCGGCGACGACGAGGAGCGCCGGGCGACCGCGGAGCGGATCCGGCGCGAGCACTCCTTCGAGGCGCGGGCGCGTCGCCTCGTCGAGATCGCCGTCGAGGTCCGGGCCGAGCGCGGCTTCGACC
- the ftsY gene encoding signal recognition particle-docking protein FtsY — protein sequence MDALPGWTYVLIALSILAVIVVAVAISVSLRAGGGKSVPPSAPTDAVTPPPRTDQEAPEVTAPTEVPGQEAAAPPVPEEAAPTLERPEGTASRLVRLRQRLSRSQGALGKGLLALLSRDKLDEDTWESIEDTLLTADIGVAPTTELVDNLRTRLRVEGGEAGHARQVLSEELLALVNPDLDRRLQVTGEDGKPGVVLVVGVNGVGKTTTVGKIGRILVAEDRSVVMGAADTFRAAAAEQLGTWGERVGVDVVRGPEGTDPASVAFEAVKEGIARGVDTVLVDTAGRLQNKAGLMDELGKVKRVIEKLAPVTEVLLVLDATTGQNGMIQARVFAEAVNVTGIVLTKLDGSAKGGIVVAVQRELGVPVKLVGLGEGPDDLAPFDPQAFVDALLG from the coding sequence ATGGATGCTCTGCCTGGCTGGACCTACGTGCTGATCGCTCTGTCGATCTTGGCTGTGATCGTCGTCGCGGTCGCCATCTCCGTGTCGCTCCGCGCGGGAGGAGGCAAGTCCGTTCCGCCGTCGGCGCCGACCGACGCCGTCACCCCGCCGCCCCGCACCGACCAGGAGGCGCCAGAGGTCACCGCCCCCACCGAGGTGCCCGGCCAGGAGGCCGCGGCGCCGCCGGTGCCGGAGGAGGCGGCTCCCACCCTCGAGCGCCCCGAGGGCACGGCCTCGCGCCTGGTGCGGCTGCGCCAGCGCCTCTCCCGCTCGCAGGGAGCGCTGGGCAAGGGGCTCCTGGCCCTGCTGTCGCGCGACAAGCTCGACGAGGACACGTGGGAGTCGATCGAGGACACCCTGCTGACGGCCGACATCGGGGTCGCGCCCACCACCGAGCTGGTCGACAACCTGCGTACGCGCCTGCGCGTCGAGGGCGGAGAAGCGGGTCACGCGCGCCAGGTCCTGTCCGAGGAGCTCCTCGCCCTCGTCAACCCCGACCTCGACCGTCGCCTGCAGGTCACCGGTGAGGACGGCAAGCCCGGCGTCGTCCTCGTCGTCGGCGTCAACGGCGTCGGCAAGACCACCACGGTCGGCAAGATCGGACGCATCCTCGTCGCCGAGGACCGTTCCGTCGTCATGGGCGCGGCCGACACCTTCCGCGCTGCCGCCGCCGAGCAGCTCGGTACCTGGGGCGAGCGTGTCGGCGTCGACGTGGTCCGCGGGCCGGAGGGTACCGACCCTGCCAGCGTCGCCTTCGAAGCGGTCAAGGAAGGCATCGCGCGCGGCGTCGACACCGTCCTGGTCGACACCGCCGGCCGTCTCCAGAACAAGGCCGGCCTGATGGACGAGCTCGGCAAGGTCAAGCGCGTCATCGAGAAGCTCGCCCCGGTCACCGAGGTGCTGCTGGTCCTGGACGCCACGACGGGTCAGAACGGCATGATCCAGGCACGGGTCTTCGCCGAGGCCGTCAACGTGACCGGCATCGTGCTCACCAAGCTCGATGGTTCGGCCAAGGGCGGCATCGTGGTCGCCGTCCAGCGCGAGCTCGGCGTACCGGTCAAGCTGGTCGGCCTCGGCGAGGGCCCGGACGACCTTGCCCCCTTCGACCCGCAGGCGTTCGTCGACGCCCTGCTGGGCTGA